TTCGTGGAAAGTGAGTCCCCGTGATCAGTTCGGTTGAGAAGTCAGGAATCGAATCTAGAATATCTTCCAGATAGGTGCCATGCAGCCCCCATAAATATTGAATGCTTTCCAGTGACAATTGGAATTTCTCACACAGACGGCTTTGTTCCGCTTGCCTAATTGATTCGGTTTTGGGGTAATCCTTCGAGCCAGGGATGATGCGCGTCTTCGAATCAGAGAAATAGCTCATGCCGAGTTTTTTCAAAATACGGTCTGTTACTTTCTCCGCAAAGGCGCGCCAGGAAGTTAATTTTCCTCCGACCAGAGTCACAATCCAACCTGCAGGGCCTTCATATTCTTTGATCGAGTGATCGCGAGAGATGGAAGCCGCTTTCCCTTTTGGCTGGTAAGGTAAAGGACGCACGCCACTGTAATGGAAATTGATGTCGTTTGTCGTTAACTCAACCTGTGGAAATACAAGGTTGACCATGCCTACCAGATATTCCAGCTCTTGGGGACTGGCGACAGCTTCGAGCGGATTCCCCTCTTCCCGTACATCGGTTGTGCCGATCAAAGTACAGTCACCGAAAGGCAGAATAAAAACGAGCCTTCCATCGCTGGCTTCCGAGTAGATCGCCTTTTCGCCGAGCGCCTCGATTAGTTTTGGATTGAACGTGACAATGTGACTACCTTTGGTGCCTCCCATTAATCGGGGGGATGTGATTTCGACTTGCTGTAGTGTTAAGTCTCCACAGGCGCCGGAGGCATTGATGATGACCGTTGGTTCGAATTCCTCGAGAATGGAGTTGGGGTCTTGTAAAGGAGAGAGCGCAACTTTTCGATCTTTTAGTGACACTTTATGGTATGTGTGGAGATCAAATTGCAGATTCTTTTCCTTTGCGATCATTTGACAATCATGCAGTAGAGAGACCACAAACCGTTCCGGAAAACGCATTTGTGCATCGGAGTAACAAGCCATCCAATGAAATTGATTAGAATTGATTTGGGGAAGTCCTTCTTCTCCGCTATCGTGGATGGAGTGTCGAGGAAGGTTTCCTCGTGAGGCGAACCAGTCATAAAGTGTCAGACCCATATTCACCAAGTAAAGCCCGCGCTCGGATGAAAAGTGAAATCGGGATGAAAGCCAATGCGCACCGGGGACTCTGAAACCACTCAAAAAACGGAGTCCCGAAGACATGACACCAGTTGCCCGATGGGCCAGTGGAATCGCAAATCGAAGTGGTTTGACAAGATGAGGTGCAAGTTCCAGAAGAATTCCCCGTTCGTGAACTGATTCTCTCACGAGTGAGAAATCTCCATATTCGAGATAACGCAAGCCACCATGAATTAATCTTGAGGATTTGGAAGTGGCTCCCTGAGACAGATCACCTTGATCGATCATACAGACCGAAACACCGTTCAGGAGCAATTCACGTGCGATGGCAACTCCGTTAATGCCAGCGCCCAGGATTAAAACCCGCTGAGATTGTTTCATAAAAAATCCAGTATATGAGTTATTGTGCGGGTAGATATTCCATCAACAGTCGATGTTCATGTGGTCGATAGTAGCCTTCAATCCGAGTTCTTGTACGAAACCCAAAACTTTCATAGAGTCGGACTGCAGGAGCATTGTCGGGGTTTACTGTCAGTAATACAACCGATTTCGCAGCCTGAAGTGCCTGTTTCATAAGCGCCGATCCAATGCCTTGCCCACGAAAGTCCGGGTGGACCATGATTTTATGCAAGAATATTTCTCCCGTCTTAGTAGGGAACATTAAAAGTACGCCGGCAATTGTGTGTCGATGATTTTCATTGGCAATTTCAGCAATCAAGACGGTGGCATACTCACACCACAGTCGCCAGGCGTGTTCGCCATCGGGAATAAATGTATCCGGTTCTTGAGGCCAGGCGCTTCGGTCCAGAGCTGCAATTTCAAGAAAATCTTCAGATCGGGCCTGTTTGATAATGTAGTCCACGAAAGTCTTTCATAATAAGTTGTTGTAGATTGATAGCTTGATGACAACGTCGGATTGTATTGTAAGAACTCATGCAATCTGTTTCGATCATGATTGAAGAGAAATCAAACTTGCTGTAAAAGAATACGCTGAAACTTATGAAACGGTCCCTCCACTTGTCTTACCTTTCGCTAATTACGAATCGGTTGAATCACGACTTATGGCTAAATCTTCGATTCCTCATGTCGCATTGTTTATTGAAACGTCTCGCTCTCATGGTCGTGGAGTGCTGAATGGAATTCGTCAGTTCATTGCCGAAAACGAGGAATGGTCGGTTTTTATGATGCCGCGTTCGTTGGATTCTCAAATTCCCGATTGGATTTCTCGCTGGAAGGGTGATGGGATTATCAGTCGCACTTCCAGTCAGGAAATGGCAGATGCGATTACACAGTCGGGAATACCAACAGTAGAATTGCGTTCTACCAAGCTAAAACATGCGTTTCCCTTTTTGGGAATTGATAATCGGGCTATGGGACGAATGGTGGCCGAACATTTTCTGGAGCGTGGCATTCGTCACTTTGGCGTTTATGAAATTGGGATTGAAGTTTATTTTGAAGAGCGTCGTGATAATTATATTCAAACAGTAGAGAATGCTGGTTACAAAGTGAGCGTCTTCTCAGCAGCCGAAGATTCTGAAGTTCCCCGCGAATGGGAAAAACATCAGGAACAAATGGTGAAATGGGTCAAAGGGTTACCCAAGCCGGTCGGGATTATGGCATGCACTGACCAACTCGGATTCTGGCTGTTAGATGCCTGTGATCGAGCGGGGATTTCTGTACCCGACGAAGTGGCAGTCGTAGGTGTCGAAAATGATGATATTCTCTGCATGATGGCCCGTCCCCAACTATCGAGTGTCGCTTTTAATTCGACTCGCATCGGATTTGAGGCAGCTGCATTACTCAGTCGTTTGATGAAAGGAGCTCCGGTTCCTCAAGAACCTTTTCTGGTAACTCCCTTGGGAATCGTGACCAGACAATCTTCGGATGTTGTCGCCGTTGATGATCCTGAACTGGCATCGGCACTACGATTCATTCGAGAAAATGCCTGCAAGGGAATTCAAGTGAATGATATTCTCAAAGCAGTACCGATGTCACGAACCGCCTTAGAGCGACAGATGAAGGCAGCCATCGGTCGTTCTCCCAAGGCGGAGATTATTAGAACACAGCTTGAACGTGCCAAGGAATTATTGGTATCGACCGATTTTTCACTCACCCAAATTACCGAGAGAATCGGATTTCGCCACTCTCAATACTTCAGTACCTTATTCAAAGAGAAGACAGGCGAAACACCGGGAGCCTATCGCGCGAAAATGCGTTAATCTGAAGTGTTCTCACACAATGCCAGGAAAAAAAGAGGCATTATTTGAAGAACATTCTATAATATACGCAAAACCTGAGAATGTTTATGAATTTCCGTAATGACCCGTCTGGATTCAATTGTAAAATGGATCCAATTCAATGATTTGAATTTTACGCAGAAAGAACGTTTTAATGAACAAAGTGTTAATCATCGTTGGGGATGCAACTGAAACTGTCGATACACTTTACCCCTATTATCGATTGATCGAGGGGGGCTATGAGCCTGTTGTTGCTGCACCGGAAAAGCGTCTTTATCAGATGGTTCTCCACGAAGTAAAGCCAGGTTGGACCATCACCAAAGAGTGGGAAGGGTACACGATTCAAGCAGATATCGCTTTCAAGGATATCAATCCTGAGGAATATCTCAGTATCTTTTTCAGTGGGGGCCGCGCTCCGGAATATATTCGCGATGATGAAGATCTGATTCGGATTACACAACATTTCTTCGAAAAAAATAAACCCATTGCTTCGGTCTGTCACGGCGTAGAAATACCAGCACGTGCAGGTTGTGTTAAGGGGCGTCGCATGGCGACGGTACCGAAATGCCAGTTTGATCTGGAAGTATGCGGCGGTACCTTTGTGAATGAGGCCTGTGTGATCGACGGCAATCTGGTAAGTGGCCGCACCTATCATGACCATGGTCAATACATTGGTCCCTGGATGAAGCTGCTCGATGAAGCACGAAATCAATATTAGAAAGTTACTTTTCAATTTCAAAAAGTAGGAGAGCTCGATGACTTCACAGAAACTATCTCGCCGCACGTTTGTTAAAACGGTTGCGTCCGGACTTCCCATGGCTTGTATTGCTCCAGGAGTTTTTGTGAATACAGCACGCGCGGCCGACAAACCACGTAGTCCGAACGAACGCTTAAAAATTGGTTCGATTGGGATGCGGTATCAAGGGTCCGTCATCGCTGATAAAGCTCAAGAATACGGTGATATTGTTGCCATCGCTGATGTGGATCGGGAGATTGCTGAGAAAGCCCGCAAGCAGTTTGGGGGAAAGGCAACGCTATTCGAAGATTATCGGGAAATGCTGGAAAAGGCAGACATTGATGTGGTAACCATTGGTGCTCCCGACCATTGGCATACCAAGATGTTGATCGACGCTTGCCAGGCCGGCAAGGATGTTTACTGTGAAAAGCCGTTAACTTTGACAGTAGATGAAGGAAAGATCCTCAACAAGGTTGTCAAAGAAACCAAAGCGGTAGTGCAGGTGGGAACGTGGCAGCGAAGCGATCACCGTTTTCGACAAGCTGTCGAAATGGTCCACGATGGCCGCATTGGTAATCTCAAAAAAGTGACTGTGACGCTCAGTAAGAATAAAACCAGTGGTTCGTTTAAACCAGAGCCTGTTCCCTCGGTTCTGAACTGGGATCTTTGGCAGGGACAGACGCCTGATGTCCCTTACATTAAAGAACGCTGTCACTATACGTTCCGTTGGTGGTATGAATATTCTGGCGGTCAGATGACAGACTGGGGCGCACATCACATCGATATCGCACAATGGGGGGCTGGTATGCAGGACTCCGGTCCCGTTGATATCGAGGGAACGGCGACATTCCCGAATGTCAAAAATGGTTATAATGTCGCCATCGATTATCATTTAAAGGCCCGCTATGCCAACGGGGTGATTCTGGAAGTGAATGACACTGGCCGTACAGGTGTGATGTTTGAAGGAGACCGCGGACGAATCTTTGTGAACCGGGGGACGATTGCCGGTAAACCTGTCGAGGACTTGGCGAAGAGGCCTTTGCCGCGTGAAGCATTCAAGATTTATGGTCACGACAACCTTTCGCGACCTCCTCGTATGGGCAAGCTGGATGCGATTGTCAATCACATGGGGAATTTCTTTGACTGTATTCAATCTCGTGAAACACCGATCTCCAGTGTGGAAAATCAACATCGTTCTGTAACTGTCTGTCATATTGGGAATATTTCACAACGCTTAGGCAGAAAACTAACTTGGGATCCACAACAGGAACAGTTTGTAGGCGATGCCGAAGCGAATACCTGGCTCAAACGCGAACAGCGGGCCGGCTATGAAATCAAAGACACCTAAGATTTGTCGCTCAATTGAAGTGATTGTTACATTGATTGTGTTTATAGTTGTGAGGAAAAAATATGACTGTCTCAACGGGAATCATCACCGAAGATCATAAGAAACAATTTGTCGAGGAAGGTTATTTCATTCTGGAAAAGGTGATTTCTGAAGAGCACCTGCAGATCATCCGGGATGCGTGTGACCACTTGATCGATTTAATGCATCAGGAAATGGATCGTCTGGGGACTGATCACATTCATATCAGCCATCGTGGCAAACGCTATCATATCGCTAAGAAATATGATCAGGCGCCTCGACTGGATGAGTATGTGTTTGGCGATCTGATGGCCGAAATCTGCAAAGCCACGATCGGTGATACTGCGTATCTGTTTTACGATCAATATGTGGTCAAAGCGGCTGAGAAGGGGATTAAGTTTTCCTGGCATCAGGACTCCGGTTATCTGGGCTTTCGTCATCGCCCTTATGTGACATGTTGGGCGGCCGTTGACGATATGACTGTCGAAAATGGAACCGTCGATGTATTACCTTATTCCACCATCGGTGTTCGTTCGTTGGTCGAGCACATTCAAGATCCGGAAACCGGAGATAAAACCGGTTACTTTGGTAAAGAGCCAGGAGTGACTGCTGTAGTACCGGCGGGTAGTCTCGCTGTCTTCAGTTCGCTTACCTTTCATCGGAGCGGCGCGAATACAACAGATAAGATGCGCCGGGCTTACGTGACGCAATACTCTCCCGCACCGATTATTGATCCTGAGACTCAAGAACCCAAACATCTGGTGGTGCCTTTCTTAAAGGATGGTGACAGAGTCGTTTCTTAAACGGATCTCAATTTTGTAGTAATAGGAAAACAAGCTCATGTCCGGTTCGCTTAATCGTCGTGATTTCAATAAACAACTTCTGGGTAGCGCACTTTCAGCAGGTTTGGTGGGAAACGTGTTCGCCGCGGGCACAGATGGTAATCAAAAACCATTCCAATTGAATTACATCGTAGCTTCTTGTATGTATGGGACATTGCCGCTGGAAACCATTTTGCAGGAGACCCCCAAAACGGGCGCACAATATCTGGAAATCTGGGCGAAGCGACATGGAAATCAACGCGAACAAATTGATGAATTAGGCATCGACAAAACCAAACAGCTCTTTAATAAATACAAAGTCAAGCTCGGTAGTTTTACCTGCTTCAAGTATGGTCTCTTCAATATGCAGGGAGAGATGGATCTGGTCAAAAAATTGGGTGGTGATATGGTCATCTGCAATAGTGGAGGACCGAAAGGTTTGAAGGGAGGCGAACTCAAGTCGGCAATCAAAGTCTTTGCCGAGAAACTAAAACCGCATGTAGGTGCAGCGGAAGAGAAAGGTATCATTATCGGTCTGGAGAATCATGGAGGTGGTTTAATTAATGATCCGGATACTCAGCGCTGGTTGATGGATGCACTGCCTTCCGAACATTTTGGCATCGCCTTGGCACCCTATCATTTGGAACAGGATCCAGAAAAGATAGCCAAGTTAATTTTAGACCTGGATGAGCGGCTGGTGCATTTTCAAGCCTGGCAACACGGTATGGGCTGCATGAAGAAACTTCCCAAAGAACAGGAACTAATGCAATTACCGGGTAGAGGCGATCTGAATTTCGTTCCGATCTTAGCCGCATTGAAAAAAATCAATTATCCGGGACGAACGGAAATCTTTATGCACCCTGTACCACGGGGCATTCCAATTTTGCCAACTACCGACGAAGTCACAGCCGAAATCAATCGATCACGCGCTTATCTCGAAAACTGTTTGAAGCAAGCCTGAGATCACTCTGACTTTGGTTACTCCTGAATGAGTTAAGGTTGAGAAGATCTATGAACGCGCGAAGAAATATTTTAGTTGTCGTTGTATTTCTTTCCTACTTTTTGATACGTGGTGGCTGGCAGTCCATTCAAGCGAAAGAACGATCCGGGCAGCCCAATATCATTCTGGTGATGACCGACGATCAGGGGTATTGGGATACGGGAATTTCCGGTAATCCACACATTGAGACCCCAACCATAGATCGAATGGCGGCTGAGGGGGTGACGTTTACCCGTTTTTATGCGAATATGGTCTGTGCTCCCACACGGGCTGGTTTAATGACGGGCCGCCATTATCTTCGTACCGGTTTGTATAACACTCGTTTTGGCGGTGATACACTGGGGAGTCAAGAGACAACGATTGCCCAAGTCTTGAAATCAGCCGGCTATAAAACGGGATTGTTCGGGAAATGGCATCTGGGACGATATGCGCAGTATCAACCACATCGTCGTGGCTTTGATCATTTTTTTGGTCATTATCATGGTCACATTGAACGCTATACGAACCCGGATCAGGTGGTTGTCAATGGTCAGCCTGTAGAAACGCGTGGTTATGTTACCGATCTATTTACCGATGCAGCCATTGATTTCATAAAGCGTTACAAAACACAACCATTCTTTTGTTTTCTGGCTTATAACGCACCGCATTCTCCCTTTTTGTTGGATACGTCGCACTACGGTCAGCCGAAAGGGGATCAACTGATTAAAAAATATCTTGACAAGGGACTGCCTTTGCGGGAAGCGCGGATATACGCCATGGTTGAGCGGATCGATGAGAATCTGAAACGGTTGCTGCAGTCGGTTCACGATCTCGGGATTGATCAGGAAACGGTAGTCATATTTACCAGTGATAATGGTGGGGTCAGCCGAGGATACAAGGCAGGTCTTAAAGGAAGTAAAGCGAGTGCCTATGAAGGCGGTATTCGTGTGCCGTTTGTTGTGCGATGGTCGGGGCATTTTCCAGCAGGAAAGACCACGGGTGCGATGGCGGCACAAACGGACCTCTTCCCTACGTTTTGTGAGCTGGCAGGAATTCAAGTCCCCGCGAAACTCAAGTTGGATGGAAAGTCAATTCTTTCTCTAATGGAACAGGGAGGGGGAAAGTCGCCGCATAAATATCTCTATCATACCTGGGATCGGTATACGCCGAATCCCTATCACCGCTGGTCGATTCACGGTGAGCGTTTCAAATTGGTGTTACATGATTCAAAGGGGAAAAAGAAAAAAATAGAGCCCATGGGACAACTTTATGATCTAAGTGCCGACTCGGGTGAGACACAAGATCTTGCGAAACAATATCCGGAAGAAGCGAAACAATTGCGTACTGAGTTTCTGCGTTGGTTTGATGATGTGACAGCCGGGCAGGTTTATCAACCAATGCCCATTCCAGTAGGTGATGATCAGGAGCCTGCAGTCGAACTGCAACCTAGTTGGGCCATCTTAAAAGGGGGCAGCCTCGAATATTCCTTTGATGGTTATGACTGGGATACCATTGACAATTGGCAGTCGAATCAGGGGACTGCCGTTTGGCAGCTCGATGTATTAAAAGCGGGCCGGTATGCTCTGGAAATGAGCTATGGGTATCGATCAGCACAACCAGAAACAGGGCAACTACAAATCTCAGTGGGCCAGGAAAAAATTCTTTGTCAGCTTCCCATGAGTACGAGTCAGAATGTATTTTTCAAAACAACGGCTGGAACTCTGCAACTGAAACAGGGACGGCAGGCATTGAAGGTTCAAGCGACCAAAGTTGCTGGGTTAAAGGGTTTGCGTCTGAATTCGATCTGGTTGAAGTACATATCAGATAAATGATGATCAACGCTGAACTTCTCATAATATCCGTAGAAAGTTGAGAGAAGTGTGGTTGATGTTTGCTTTGTGTCTAAAATAGGAATGATCGAACATTCCCGGGCTACTGTGAAACACAGAGTCCAATCATCAGTGATTTGACAGGGCTATCATGCATCATATGACTCGAAGCACTTCTCTTATTGTTGACACTCCAGCAAGTCGCCGTTTATTCCAGTCGTTTGTGTTTTTCATCATTATGGTTGTCTTTGGAACTTCCTCTGTATTTGCAGAAAAGTATCACGTTCAAATGAACGGCAGAGACGATCCAGCACGCGATGGGAAAACATGGGAAACCGCTTGGGCATCGCTTGCCTTTGCTTGTGAGCAGACACCCGCTGATGGACAGCCACATCAGATTGTGATTCGCACGGGAACCTACCACGTCACTCGGACTGCATTTCCAAAATCAAATACGACCATTGTGGGCGAAGGAGCCCGAGGCAAAAAAGGCTCACATTTAATTGCTTCGAATACATGGAAACTGAGTGAGGAATTCAAACCAGATCAGCCACCCGCACAAGAACATGTCATTGCATTTCGCGATAAAGAGAACATCGCAATCCGAAAGTTGTCAATATCGTCTAATCCGGAACATCGCATTACGGGCGGAATATGGGCTACGGCTTCGAAGGGGCTTAAAATTGAACAAGTTGCTTTTAAAGACTTTCGCTGGAATGGCATTTATCTGAATGTTTGCCAGGAAATCGATTTGGGACATTGCCAATTCGAGGACTGTAGTACAAATAAGATGCGTCATTGGGGTGGGCACATTCGATCGCGGTATTTAACAAATGCGAACATTCATCATAACCGAATCAAAGGTCGCACTGGTGGTGGCTATGGCTATAAAGCCGGAGGACATACGAATGCACGCATCCATCACAATTTCATTGATATCAAAGGTGGATTTGGTATCGAGTCTGCCCATGAAAATGAATATGGCGTTGAGATCGACCATAACTGGATCAATCAGTGCATTTCCATTCCTAAAGGGGGGCAGGCAGCTGATCCTAATACGAGAGAATTTGAGTACTCGT
The Gimesia aquarii DNA segment above includes these coding regions:
- a CDS encoding XylR family transcriptional regulator translates to MAKSSIPHVALFIETSRSHGRGVLNGIRQFIAENEEWSVFMMPRSLDSQIPDWISRWKGDGIISRTSSQEMADAITQSGIPTVELRSTKLKHAFPFLGIDNRAMGRMVAEHFLERGIRHFGVYEIGIEVYFEERRDNYIQTVENAGYKVSVFSAAEDSEVPREWEKHQEQMVKWVKGLPKPVGIMACTDQLGFWLLDACDRAGISVPDEVAVVGVENDDILCMMARPQLSSVAFNSTRIGFEAAALLSRLMKGAPVPQEPFLVTPLGIVTRQSSDVVAVDDPELASALRFIRENACKGIQVNDILKAVPMSRTALERQMKAAIGRSPKAEIIRTQLERAKELLVSTDFSLTQITERIGFRHSQYFSTLFKEKTGETPGAYRAKMR
- a CDS encoding phytanoyl-CoA dioxygenase family protein, with the translated sequence MTVSTGIITEDHKKQFVEEGYFILEKVISEEHLQIIRDACDHLIDLMHQEMDRLGTDHIHISHRGKRYHIAKKYDQAPRLDEYVFGDLMAEICKATIGDTAYLFYDQYVVKAAEKGIKFSWHQDSGYLGFRHRPYVTCWAAVDDMTVENGTVDVLPYSTIGVRSLVEHIQDPETGDKTGYFGKEPGVTAVVPAGSLAVFSSLTFHRSGANTTDKMRRAYVTQYSPAPIIDPETQEPKHLVVPFLKDGDRVVS
- a CDS encoding arylsulfatase is translated as MNARRNILVVVVFLSYFLIRGGWQSIQAKERSGQPNIILVMTDDQGYWDTGISGNPHIETPTIDRMAAEGVTFTRFYANMVCAPTRAGLMTGRHYLRTGLYNTRFGGDTLGSQETTIAQVLKSAGYKTGLFGKWHLGRYAQYQPHRRGFDHFFGHYHGHIERYTNPDQVVVNGQPVETRGYVTDLFTDAAIDFIKRYKTQPFFCFLAYNAPHSPFLLDTSHYGQPKGDQLIKKYLDKGLPLREARIYAMVERIDENLKRLLQSVHDLGIDQETVVIFTSDNGGVSRGYKAGLKGSKASAYEGGIRVPFVVRWSGHFPAGKTTGAMAAQTDLFPTFCELAGIQVPAKLKLDGKSILSLMEQGGGKSPHKYLYHTWDRYTPNPYHRWSIHGERFKLVLHDSKGKKKKIEPMGQLYDLSADSGETQDLAKQYPEEAKQLRTEFLRWFDDVTAGQVYQPMPIPVGDDQEPAVELQPSWAILKGGSLEYSFDGYDWDTIDNWQSNQGTAVWQLDVLKAGRYALEMSYGYRSAQPETGQLQISVGQEKILCQLPMSTSQNVFFKTTAGTLQLKQGRQALKVQATKVAGLKGLRLNSIWLKYISDK
- a CDS encoding glycerol-3-phosphate dehydrogenase/oxidase; translated protein: MKQSQRVLILGAGINGVAIARELLLNGVSVCMIDQGDLSQGATSKSSRLIHGGLRYLEYGDFSLVRESVHERGILLELAPHLVKPLRFAIPLAHRATGVMSSGLRFLSGFRVPGAHWLSSRFHFSSERGLYLVNMGLTLYDWFASRGNLPRHSIHDSGEEGLPQINSNQFHWMACYSDAQMRFPERFVVSLLHDCQMIAKEKNLQFDLHTYHKVSLKDRKVALSPLQDPNSILEEFEPTVIINASGACGDLTLQQVEITSPRLMGGTKGSHIVTFNPKLIEALGEKAIYSEASDGRLVFILPFGDCTLIGTTDVREEGNPLEAVASPQELEYLVGMVNLVFPQVELTTNDINFHYSGVRPLPYQPKGKAASISRDHSIKEYEGPAGWIVTLVGGKLTSWRAFAEKVTDRILKKLGMSYFSDSKTRIIPGSKDYPKTESIRQAEQSRLCEKFQLSLESIQYLWGLHGTYLEDILDSIPDFSTELITGTHFPRKYVLWTIEHEWVETIGDLVERRLMLVFEQTLQRETLQELAQCLVESGKLSSEEISGQIESYKTHLQHFYGKAVS
- a CDS encoding Gfo/Idh/MocA family protein, translating into MTSQKLSRRTFVKTVASGLPMACIAPGVFVNTARAADKPRSPNERLKIGSIGMRYQGSVIADKAQEYGDIVAIADVDREIAEKARKQFGGKATLFEDYREMLEKADIDVVTIGAPDHWHTKMLIDACQAGKDVYCEKPLTLTVDEGKILNKVVKETKAVVQVGTWQRSDHRFRQAVEMVHDGRIGNLKKVTVTLSKNKTSGSFKPEPVPSVLNWDLWQGQTPDVPYIKERCHYTFRWWYEYSGGQMTDWGAHHIDIAQWGAGMQDSGPVDIEGTATFPNVKNGYNVAIDYHLKARYANGVILEVNDTGRTGVMFEGDRGRIFVNRGTIAGKPVEDLAKRPLPREAFKIYGHDNLSRPPRMGKLDAIVNHMGNFFDCIQSRETPISSVENQHRSVTVCHIGNISQRLGRKLTWDPQQEQFVGDAEANTWLKREQRAGYEIKDT
- a CDS encoding sugar phosphate isomerase/epimerase family protein, coding for MSGSLNRRDFNKQLLGSALSAGLVGNVFAAGTDGNQKPFQLNYIVASCMYGTLPLETILQETPKTGAQYLEIWAKRHGNQREQIDELGIDKTKQLFNKYKVKLGSFTCFKYGLFNMQGEMDLVKKLGGDMVICNSGGPKGLKGGELKSAIKVFAEKLKPHVGAAEEKGIIIGLENHGGGLINDPDTQRWLMDALPSEHFGIALAPYHLEQDPEKIAKLILDLDERLVHFQAWQHGMGCMKKLPKEQELMQLPGRGDLNFVPILAALKKINYPGRTEIFMHPVPRGIPILPTTDEVTAEINRSRAYLENCLKQA
- a CDS encoding right-handed parallel beta-helix repeat-containing protein, giving the protein MHHMTRSTSLIVDTPASRRLFQSFVFFIIMVVFGTSSVFAEKYHVQMNGRDDPARDGKTWETAWASLAFACEQTPADGQPHQIVIRTGTYHVTRTAFPKSNTTIVGEGARGKKGSHLIASNTWKLSEEFKPDQPPAQEHVIAFRDKENIAIRKLSISSNPEHRITGGIWATASKGLKIEQVAFKDFRWNGIYLNVCQEIDLGHCQFEDCSTNKMRHWGGHIRSRYLTNANIHHNRIKGRTGGGYGYKAGGHTNARIHHNFIDIKGGFGIESAHENEYGVEIDHNWINQCISIPKGGQAADPNTREFEYSFWIHHNFLSHSYTIEGPRNHLIFEHNYVNTSSPNGRVYTHHGGINHGPVTIRYNVIENVDRALIWMNNGLAENIFVYNNSIFCADAGNRTGTLLGVSKPERLNNWVFKNNLVIAAWSQPRRIVWKEHAEILAKMDVKHNLFVNCLAVPQGNLENEDPGLIREGQKPSPFWTSKDAESFVVDRGVNVGLPFEGEKPDIGAFEFGVEPWKLENIPQPRW
- a CDS encoding DJ-1/PfpI family protein; the protein is MNKVLIIVGDATETVDTLYPYYRLIEGGYEPVVAAPEKRLYQMVLHEVKPGWTITKEWEGYTIQADIAFKDINPEEYLSIFFSGGRAPEYIRDDEDLIRITQHFFEKNKPIASVCHGVEIPARAGCVKGRRMATVPKCQFDLEVCGGTFVNEACVIDGNLVSGRTYHDHGQYIGPWMKLLDEARNQY
- a CDS encoding GNAT family N-acetyltransferase, with protein sequence MDYIIKQARSEDFLEIAALDRSAWPQEPDTFIPDGEHAWRLWCEYATVLIAEIANENHRHTIAGVLLMFPTKTGEIFLHKIMVHPDFRGQGIGSALMKQALQAAKSVVLLTVNPDNAPAVRLYESFGFRTRTRIEGYYRPHEHRLLMEYLPAQ